In a single window of the Acyrthosiphon pisum isolate AL4f chromosome X, pea_aphid_22Mar2018_4r6ur, whole genome shotgun sequence genome:
- the LOC103308283 gene encoding uncharacterized protein LOC103308283, giving the protein MLANKHIGSDKGFLPEGLFICFEAEKQRIDYRNEMNGDNFKGWFEYILPRLDPNSVIVMDNEPYHSVKAKTYPTACWKKSEILKWLNSRGVTFDRPMLKSQLLIRVRELKPHNNLYVIDSLAKDAGHTVLRLPPYHHELNPIELAWEMVKGYVKRENTSFEIDDIRLLLNTGIERVTAENWKNFIQQVIEEENKMWKVDDIMDELIDEIEPCMNKIMGETSYDSFSD; this is encoded by the coding sequence ATGCTGGCTAATAAACACATTGGTTCCGACAAGGGGTTTTTGCCAGAAGGACTATTTATATGTTTCGAGGCCGAAAAACAAAGAATCGATTACCGTAATGAAATGAATGGTGATAATTTCAAAGGGTGGTTTGAGTACATACTCCCTCGACTTGACCCAAATTCTGTTATTGTTATGGATAACGAACCATACCATTCAGTCAAAGCCAAAACATATCCGACTGCGTGTTGGAAAAAATCTGAAATATTGAAGTGGCTTAATTCAAGAGGTGTCACTTTTGATAGACCTATGTTGAAGTCTCAACTGCTGATTAGAGTACGTGAATTAAAACCACACAATAATTTGTACGTTATCGACAGCTTGGCAAAAGACGCAGGACACACCGTACTCCGATTACCACCTTATCACCACGAATTAAATCCAATTGAATTAGCATGGGAGATGGTAAAAGGCTACGTGAAACGGGAGAACACATCGTTCGAGATTGACGACATTCGTCTACTTCTCAATACAGGAATTGAACGGGTAACTGcagaaaattggaaaaatttcATTCAACAAGTAATTGAAGAAGAGAATAAAATGTGGAAAGTTGACGACATCATGGATGAGCTGATTGATGAAATAGAACCATGTATGAACAAAATTATGGGGGAAACGTCTTATGATTCTTTTTCTGACtaa